From a region of the Zingiber officinale cultivar Zhangliang chromosome 4B, Zo_v1.1, whole genome shotgun sequence genome:
- the LOC121978191 gene encoding basic blue protein-like produces the protein MAQAQQARSALVILALAVVGHYLLGHTEATDFVVGDAGGWKFNVIDWPNGKSFKAGDDLVFNYAAGAHNVVAVNEVGYDQCFPFDGKVYTSGKDRITLVKGDNYFICAFPGHCEANMKIKVTAA, from the exons ATGGCTCAAGCTCAACAAGCACGCAGTGCACTCGTAATATTGGCACTCGCCGTTGTCGGTCACTACCTCCTCGGCCACACCGAGGCTACTGACTTCGTCGTCGGAGACGCCGGCGGGTGGAAATTCAATGTCATCGACTGGCCCAATGGGAAAAGCTTCAAAGCCGGCGATGACCTCG TGTTTAACTACGCTGCAGGGGCACACAATGTGGTGGCGGTGAACGAAGTGGGCTACGATCAGTGCTTTCCGTTTGACGGGAAAGTCTACACTTCCGGGAAAGATCGAATTACCCTTGTCAAAGGGGACAACTACTTCATATGCGCCTTCCCTGGTCACTGTGAagcaaatatgaagatcaaagTGACAGCAGCCTGA